In a genomic window of Occallatibacter riparius:
- the abc-f gene encoding ribosomal protection-like ABC-F family protein — translation MLSLQNAGKRFGPRILFTEANWLIRNNEKTALVGANGTGKSTLMKVLAGLETLDYGELQRTRGMSIGYLPQEGLRLTGRTIFEECLTVFDEIREMEGEIERLGGQMAELDHESAEYASTAERFSLLQERFHALDGYALDAQVGAVLTGLGFGKEDWSRLTDEFSGGWQMRIALAKLLLAKPNLLLLDEPTNHLDLETRNWLEEYLKAYPFGYILISHDRYFLDVTIDRTVEIWNKRLTIYNGNYTKYLSQKDERKAQLEAAYKNQRDQIEHLEAFISRFRYQATKAKQVQSRIKELEKIERIEIPEEEPVIHFKFPQPQPSGRMVVEADALAKSYGEKKVLENVRFTIERGDRVALVGVNGAGKSTLIKLMMGLEAASAGMVKLGHNVVPEYFAQDQYKVLDAEARMLDDISRAAVKVPESELRSLLGCFLFSGDDVFKPLGVLSGGERNRFALARILVSPSNFLLLDEPTNHLDMRAKDVLLEAIANFSGTVVFVSHDRYFIDRLATRVLEVENGTVTTYEGNYEDYLRKKEELAAGLIAGSIASAVPTPVSKGERPGAPISGAPGSMGNTIVIEGGPEGNGAGAKNRRLNPIKQKQMEERCAFLEEEVPRVEAALAHTEQQLGVYVSAAETQRLTTLAEDLRGQLQALTAEWEELMMQLEA, via the coding sequence ATGCTTTCACTGCAAAATGCCGGGAAGCGGTTTGGGCCGCGCATCCTTTTTACTGAAGCCAACTGGCTGATCCGCAATAACGAAAAGACTGCGCTGGTGGGCGCCAACGGGACGGGCAAGTCCACGCTGATGAAGGTGCTGGCCGGCCTCGAGACGCTGGACTACGGCGAGCTGCAGCGCACGCGCGGGATGAGCATCGGCTACCTGCCGCAGGAGGGGCTGCGGCTCACCGGGCGGACCATCTTCGAGGAATGCCTGACGGTGTTCGACGAGATCCGCGAGATGGAAGGCGAGATCGAGCGGCTGGGCGGGCAGATGGCGGAGCTGGATCACGAGAGCGCTGAATATGCTTCGACGGCGGAGCGGTTTTCGCTTCTGCAGGAGCGGTTCCACGCGCTGGACGGCTATGCGCTGGATGCGCAGGTGGGAGCGGTGCTGACAGGGCTGGGCTTTGGCAAGGAAGACTGGAGCCGGCTAACGGATGAGTTCAGCGGCGGATGGCAGATGCGGATTGCGCTGGCCAAGCTGCTGCTGGCCAAGCCGAATCTGCTGCTGCTGGACGAGCCGACGAACCACCTGGATCTGGAAACGCGCAACTGGCTCGAGGAGTATCTGAAGGCGTATCCGTTCGGGTACATCCTGATTTCGCACGACAGGTATTTTCTGGATGTGACGATCGACCGCACGGTGGAGATATGGAACAAGCGGCTGACGATCTACAACGGGAACTACACGAAGTATCTGTCCCAGAAGGATGAGCGGAAGGCGCAGCTCGAGGCCGCGTACAAGAATCAGCGAGACCAGATCGAGCATCTCGAGGCGTTCATCAGCCGTTTCCGGTACCAGGCGACGAAGGCCAAGCAGGTGCAGTCGCGGATTAAGGAACTGGAGAAGATTGAGCGCATCGAGATTCCAGAAGAAGAGCCGGTGATCCACTTCAAGTTTCCGCAGCCACAGCCTTCGGGGCGCATGGTTGTGGAAGCCGATGCGCTGGCGAAGAGCTACGGCGAGAAGAAGGTGCTGGAGAATGTGCGGTTCACCATTGAGCGCGGCGACCGCGTGGCGCTGGTGGGGGTGAACGGCGCGGGCAAGTCGACGCTGATCAAGCTGATGATGGGGTTGGAAGCGGCGTCGGCTGGGATGGTGAAGCTGGGGCACAACGTGGTGCCGGAGTATTTTGCGCAGGACCAGTATAAGGTGCTGGACGCCGAGGCGCGGATGCTGGACGACATCAGTCGCGCCGCTGTGAAGGTTCCGGAGAGCGAGCTGCGCAGTTTGCTGGGATGTTTTCTCTTCTCGGGCGATGACGTGTTCAAGCCACTCGGCGTGTTGAGCGGCGGAGAGCGGAACCGGTTTGCGCTAGCGCGGATTCTGGTGTCGCCCTCGAATTTTCTGCTGCTGGACGAGCCGACGAACCATCTCGACATGCGCGCGAAAGACGTGCTGCTGGAGGCGATCGCGAACTTTTCGGGCACGGTGGTGTTTGTGTCGCACGACCGGTACTTTATCGATCGGCTGGCGACGCGGGTGCTCGAGGTGGAGAACGGAACGGTTACGACGTACGAGGGGAACTACGAAGACTATCTAAGAAAGAAGGAAGAGCTCGCGGCGGGGTTGATCGCGGGTTCTATTGCGAGCGCAGTTCCCACCCCGGTCTCCAAAGGCGAGAGACCGGGGGCACCCATCTCTGGGGCACCCGGGTCTATGGGAAACACCATTGTGATTGAGGGCGGGCCGGAGGGGAACGGAGCGGGAGCGAAGAACCGGCGGCTGAATCCGATCAAGCAGAAGCAGATGGAGGAGCGGTGCGCTTTCCTTGAGGAAGAAGTCCCGCGGGTGGAGGCGGCGCTGGCGCATACCGAGCAGCAGTTGGGCGTGTATGTGTCGGCGGCGGAGACGCAGCGGCTGACTACTCTTGCCGAGGATCTGCGTGGTCAGTTGCAGGCGCTTACGGCGGAGTGGGAAGAGCTGATGATGCAGTTAGAGGCGTAG
- a CDS encoding winged helix-turn-helix domain-containing protein has product MHRAIIAATQQPVLNSLASRARVEREWAVAAPVSAKPGWHFGVFEVDTARGELRRSGIPLKLRDQSFQILLALLEHPGDIVTREELRRRLWPSDTFVDFDHSLNTAMMKLRDALGDSTDAPIYIETIPRHGYRFIAPVSSLPPLPEQRPLSGSMAIPPAAAMTTQRRTSPVMSFARRHRTLLMIAAIGIPLLAALATLALRNRHVGSSTYRDGKASSSFRIDSVTTARGSFRNPAISPDGRDVAFAWNGGGGDHWDIYVQRIGSPQPHRLTYISTGFVDFPAWSPDQTQIAFTRCDGINDGIYTIPSIAGSEEGPERKLTGTSCQYDYPTPVVWLSGAQMLMIDRCPASGLHALMLFSMQTGQKRCLADFGSEGVNRRFSYALSPDERTVAFVPSTELPVCELYTMPISGGKPFRLVDDNSSCDDMMWTPDGKNLVFVSERAKFHLLWRIPAHGGQFERESVYPAIGTFSKDGRRFAYAEQANGEPRSIWRSDLAGAGGKVLINRKLIATQFPELDAQPSPDGTRLVWAERRAGMEEIWTGGSNGENPFQLTHLNSYSGTPRWSPDARWIAFDCATPHGNQIFIIDAEGRNLRQITPGPNQNVVPSWSRDGKSLYFASNRTGRREVWKHSFGSGKETQITTHGGFDPFESFDGQTVYFSRFDEAGIWSVPAIGGQESLVLAGRPQLLFWGHWALTRTGIYFINADTKPRARIEFYDFASRRITPILLLERNAAYGQPSLSATADGKTILYTQSDPQGVIKMMEFQP; this is encoded by the coding sequence ATGCATCGAGCCATCATTGCTGCGACGCAGCAACCCGTGCTAAACTCCCTCGCATCGCGGGCTCGCGTGGAAAGAGAGTGGGCCGTGGCCGCACCTGTCAGCGCCAAGCCGGGCTGGCACTTCGGTGTGTTCGAAGTGGACACCGCCAGGGGGGAATTGCGTCGCTCCGGCATCCCCCTCAAGCTGCGCGACCAGTCCTTCCAAATCCTCCTCGCCCTCCTCGAACATCCCGGCGACATCGTCACCCGCGAAGAACTACGCCGGCGCCTCTGGCCTTCTGACACCTTCGTCGACTTCGACCACAGCCTCAACACCGCCATGATGAAGTTGCGCGATGCCCTCGGCGACTCCACCGACGCTCCCATCTATATCGAAACCATTCCCCGCCACGGCTACCGCTTCATCGCCCCGGTTTCATCCCTGCCACCTCTGCCGGAACAGCGGCCGCTCTCCGGATCCATGGCGATCCCGCCGGCCGCCGCTATGACTACTCAGCGTCGAACGAGTCCGGTGATGAGCTTCGCGCGCCGGCATCGGACCCTCCTCATGATTGCGGCAATCGGAATCCCGCTGCTGGCTGCCCTCGCAACACTCGCCCTGCGGAATCGGCACGTGGGATCCTCCACGTATCGAGACGGAAAGGCGTCGTCAAGCTTCCGCATCGACTCCGTCACCACCGCGCGCGGCAGTTTCAGGAACCCCGCCATATCGCCCGACGGCCGCGACGTCGCGTTTGCGTGGAATGGAGGCGGAGGGGATCACTGGGACATCTACGTGCAGCGCATCGGTTCTCCACAACCGCACCGACTTACATACATCAGCACCGGCTTCGTCGACTTTCCCGCATGGTCTCCCGACCAGACCCAGATCGCATTCACGCGGTGCGATGGCATCAACGACGGTATCTATACCATTCCATCCATCGCGGGATCGGAAGAAGGGCCGGAACGCAAGCTGACAGGGACCAGTTGCCAGTATGACTACCCGACACCGGTGGTCTGGCTTTCCGGTGCGCAGATGCTGATGATCGACCGTTGTCCCGCAAGTGGTCTGCACGCTTTGATGCTGTTCTCAATGCAGACCGGGCAGAAGCGGTGCCTAGCTGACTTCGGCTCCGAAGGGGTAAACCGCAGGTTCAGTTATGCGCTCTCACCCGATGAACGAACAGTGGCATTCGTCCCTTCTACAGAGCTGCCAGTTTGCGAACTCTACACCATGCCGATTTCAGGCGGAAAGCCCTTTCGGCTCGTCGATGACAACTCCAGTTGCGACGATATGATGTGGACTCCCGACGGGAAAAACCTGGTGTTTGTCTCCGAAAGAGCCAAGTTTCATTTGTTGTGGCGCATCCCGGCGCACGGCGGCCAATTCGAACGCGAGTCGGTGTATCCGGCTATTGGAACATTCTCCAAAGATGGCCGCCGTTTCGCCTACGCGGAACAGGCGAACGGAGAACCTCGTTCCATCTGGCGATCGGACCTTGCAGGTGCGGGCGGAAAGGTTCTGATCAACAGAAAACTGATCGCCACCCAGTTTCCGGAACTCGACGCGCAGCCCTCGCCAGACGGCACCCGGCTGGTGTGGGCGGAACGGCGAGCGGGGATGGAAGAAATCTGGACGGGCGGCTCCAACGGAGAAAACCCATTTCAGTTAACGCACCTGAACAGCTACTCCGGCACACCGCGCTGGTCGCCCGATGCCAGGTGGATTGCGTTTGACTGCGCGACGCCGCATGGCAACCAGATCTTCATCATTGATGCGGAGGGCAGGAACCTGCGTCAAATCACGCCGGGACCCAATCAGAACGTGGTGCCGAGTTGGTCGCGCGACGGCAAGTCCTTATACTTCGCCTCCAACCGCACCGGAAGAAGAGAGGTCTGGAAGCACTCCTTCGGGTCCGGAAAAGAAACGCAGATCACGACGCACGGCGGCTTCGATCCTTTCGAGTCATTTGACGGGCAGACCGTGTACTTTTCGAGATTCGACGAGGCCGGGATCTGGAGCGTGCCCGCGATAGGGGGGCAGGAAAGCCTGGTCCTCGCGGGCCGGCCGCAACTCCTGTTCTGGGGACATTGGGCGCTCACAAGGACAGGCATCTACTTCATCAACGCCGATACGAAACCCAGGGCGCGGATCGAGTTCTACGACTTCGCCTCCCGCCGAATAACTCCTATTCTCTTGCTTGAGAGGAACGCGGCCTATGGCCAACCCAGCCTGAGCGCCACGGCAGACGGGAAGACTATTCTTTACACGCAATCCGACCCGCAGGGCGTGATCAAGATGATGGAGTTCCAGCCATGA
- a CDS encoding DNA-3-methyladenine glycosylase I has product MTAGEKSGKTRCKWCGSDPLYCAYHDEEWGVPERDSRALWELLMLEGFQAGLAWITVLRKRDAFRKAFKGFDPAKVAKFTEADIERLLGDPGIIRSRAKILATIQGARIFTEMKKSGQDFGAWLWGITGGKPIQTETPYPTQTPLAVEMSKELKKRGFKFVGPVIVYAFMQAAGMVNDHAPECFRRKAIARG; this is encoded by the coding sequence ATGACGGCAGGCGAGAAGAGCGGCAAGACTCGCTGCAAATGGTGCGGGAGCGATCCGCTGTACTGTGCCTACCACGATGAGGAGTGGGGCGTGCCCGAGCGCGATAGCCGTGCGCTGTGGGAGCTGCTGATGCTCGAGGGCTTCCAGGCGGGGCTGGCGTGGATTACGGTGCTGCGTAAGCGCGATGCGTTCCGTAAGGCATTCAAGGGGTTCGATCCGGCGAAGGTGGCGAAGTTCACGGAGGCTGACATCGAGCGGCTGCTCGGTGATCCGGGGATTATTCGATCGCGCGCGAAGATTCTGGCAACTATCCAGGGCGCGCGGATTTTCACGGAGATGAAGAAGTCGGGCCAGGACTTTGGCGCGTGGCTGTGGGGGATCACGGGAGGCAAGCCGATTCAGACCGAGACGCCATATCCGACGCAGACGCCGCTGGCCGTGGAGATGTCGAAGGAGTTGAAGAAGCGCGGATTCAAGTTCGTGGGGCCGGTGATTGTGTACGCCTTCATGCAGGCGGCGGGGATGGTGAACGATCACGCGCCGGAGTGTTTTCGACGGAAGGCCATCGCCCGCGGGTGA
- a CDS encoding winged helix-turn-helix domain-containing protein — translation MTPSDASVSTGHGWHFGVFEVDTARGELRRSGIPIKLRDQSFQILLALLEHPGQIVTREELRRRLWPSDTFVDFDHSLNTAMMKLRDALGDSTGAPIYIETIPRHGYRFIAPVTSRDETKSLPGEGEAAVLPAKPEGGVVPISVIVKPSSSRKPWLVAAVVIAAVAAILFGLNVIGLRDRVAAMLGNSRSAAPPRIQSIAVLPFENLSGDQSQEYFADGMTEELITELGAFSGVRVISRTSVMRFKDTKMTLPEVARELGADGVLEGTVARSGNRVRVTATLRHAATDHQLWASRYETEVEDMLIVQNKVARSISDAIRSELAPPTPAARSALHRVNPEAYQAYLEGRYQANKWTDAGFEQAEVALHRSIDLDPTFAPAYTALANVHGAQAVWGIRPATEVFPAAKYAALKAIELDDGLAEAHAMLGAVKLVYDWDWAGAEQETRRAVLLNPSSVEARTWYGIFLTAMGRHDEALREGREMVRLDPLAPTSNLQLAWQLHWARRHDEAISQIARVIELDPHFAGAYLELGWNYAAKGMYSEAVTNCRRALDMMPDDQVFLSTSGRVYALAGKRQEAFAQLARLQRLSRTSHVDPWYIAVLYDGAGDTDKSIEYLQRAYSERSGSFYMLKVVLFSERLRSDDRFQVLLKKLSFPS, via the coding sequence ATGACTCCGTCTGATGCGTCCGTGAGCACCGGGCATGGCTGGCACTTCGGAGTCTTCGAAGTAGACACCGCCAGGGGAGAATTGCGCCGCTCCGGCATCCCCATCAAGCTGCGCGACCAGTCCTTTCAGATCCTCCTCGCCCTCCTCGAACATCCCGGCCAGATCGTCACCCGTGAAGAACTGCGCCGCCGCCTCTGGCCGTCCGACACCTTCGTTGACTTCGACCACAGCCTCAACACCGCCATGATGAAGCTGCGCGATGCCCTCGGCGACTCCACCGGCGCACCGATTTACATCGAAACCATTCCCCGCCACGGTTACCGATTTATCGCGCCGGTTACGTCGAGAGACGAGACGAAGAGCCTCCCCGGGGAAGGCGAAGCGGCTGTGTTGCCGGCAAAACCGGAAGGCGGCGTTGTTCCGATCAGCGTAATCGTGAAACCGTCTTCCAGTCGGAAGCCTTGGCTCGTCGCAGCGGTTGTCATCGCCGCAGTCGCTGCAATCCTCTTCGGCCTGAATGTGATCGGCCTCCGAGATCGGGTGGCAGCAATGCTCGGGAACTCACGCTCGGCCGCGCCCCCGCGAATCCAGTCCATCGCAGTTCTGCCGTTTGAAAACCTTTCTGGTGACCAGTCGCAGGAGTACTTCGCCGATGGAATGACCGAGGAGTTGATTACGGAGTTGGGCGCATTTAGCGGCGTTCGCGTGATTTCACGAACTTCCGTCATGCGGTTCAAGGACACGAAAATGACCTTGCCGGAGGTTGCCAGGGAATTGGGAGCAGATGGTGTCCTTGAAGGCACCGTCGCCCGCTCCGGCAATCGCGTGCGCGTTACTGCAACCCTGCGGCATGCAGCAACGGACCACCAACTCTGGGCCAGCCGCTATGAAACGGAAGTGGAGGACATGCTGATTGTTCAAAACAAAGTGGCGCGTTCCATTAGTGATGCAATCCGAAGCGAACTGGCGCCCCCAACCCCAGCAGCGCGGTCAGCCCTTCATCGCGTAAATCCGGAGGCTTATCAGGCTTACCTGGAAGGCCGGTATCAGGCTAACAAGTGGACCGACGCCGGATTCGAACAAGCAGAAGTGGCTCTGCACCGGTCCATCGATCTTGATCCGACCTTTGCACCTGCTTACACCGCGCTCGCAAACGTTCATGGCGCCCAGGCAGTCTGGGGTATTCGGCCCGCTACCGAGGTGTTCCCGGCTGCGAAGTACGCTGCATTGAAGGCAATAGAACTGGATGATGGCCTTGCAGAAGCGCACGCGATGTTGGGCGCCGTCAAGCTGGTCTACGACTGGGACTGGGCCGGCGCCGAACAGGAAACCAGGCGCGCGGTTCTCCTGAATCCGAGCAGCGTGGAGGCGCGCACCTGGTACGGAATATTCCTGACCGCAATGGGCCGTCATGACGAAGCCCTGAGAGAAGGACGCGAGATGGTGCGGCTCGATCCGCTTGCGCCCACGTCGAATCTCCAACTTGCCTGGCAACTCCACTGGGCCCGCAGGCACGATGAGGCCATCTCTCAAATCGCGCGGGTGATCGAACTTGATCCTCATTTCGCGGGGGCGTACCTGGAACTGGGATGGAACTACGCCGCGAAGGGGATGTATTCGGAAGCAGTCACGAATTGCCGCCGAGCCCTCGATATGATGCCGGACGACCAGGTATTTCTCAGCACCTCCGGCAGGGTGTATGCGCTGGCCGGAAAACGACAGGAAGCCTTCGCCCAGCTGGCTCGCTTACAGCGCCTCTCGAGAACGAGCCATGTGGATCCCTGGTATATTGCGGTGCTCTACGATGGAGCCGGTGATACAGACAAGAGCATCGAATACCTTCAACGTGCATACAGCGAACGCTCCGGCAGCTTTTACATGTTGAAAGTTGTGTTGTTCTCCGAGCGCCTGCGCTCGGATGATCGCTTTCAGGTCCTGCTCAAAAAGCTCAGTTTCCCTTCCTGA